The genomic region TCCAAGCCCAAATCCAAGCGCAATTGCTACGATAATGGAAATGCCCAAGCTCAAATCATACGCACCCTCAATGACTTTTTGGAATTTTGGCAGTTTTTGAGAATCTTTTGTGGAATGCTTTAAGTTTTGTAAATCTTTTTGGTTGGAATCCATTCTTAAAGCCCTTGCGTGATTTCTGCAAAGCATTCTTTTGCTGCGCAAATTGTGGTGTCAATCTCTTTTTCGCCCATACTCGTGCAAATAAAGCCCGTCTCAAACTGCGAGCAAGCAAGATACACGCCTTTTTCAAGCATTTTTTGATGAAACTTTGCAAAAAGTGCGGTGTCTGCTTTTTTGGCATCATCAAAATTTTTCACTTCATTTTCACAAAAGAAAAAGCCAAACATAGAGCCTCTAAATGTCGTCTGTATCGGGATTTTATATTTATTTGCAGATTCTTTTAATCCCGCTGTTAATTTGCGTGCGAGATTCTCTAAATATGTATAAATTTTTGGATCTGCCTTTAATTTGCTAAGCGCACACAAGCCACCGCTCACAGCAAGCGGATTCCCACTTAGTGTGCCTGCTTGATACACGCCACCCACAGGAGAGAGCAGATTCATTATCTCATCTTTTCCACCAAACGCAGCAAGGGGCATTCCAGCACCAATAACCTTGCCAAAAGTCGCCATATCCGGCAACACATCACAAAAGCTAAGCGCGCCTTTCAGGCTAGCGCGAAACCCGCTCATTACTTCATCAAAAATAAGCACCGCACTAAATTCATTGCAAAGCTTGCGCAATGCGCGCAAAAACTCTTTGCTTGCCGGCACAAGTCCCATATTCCCAGCGATTGGCTCGATAATCACGCAACCTACGCCACTACCATTTTTCGCGCTTGTCTCAAAGCAAGCACGCACAGAATCTATATCGTTATAGCGCGCGACTAAAGTATGCTTGCTAATATCCTTTGGCACGCCCGGCGAGCTAGGATTCCCAAAAGTCGCACAACCACTTCCCGCACTCACAAGCAAACTATCAGAATGCCCGTGGTAGCAACCTTCAAATTTTATAATATCATCTTTTCCGCTATATGCGCGCGCTAGGCGGATAGCGCTCATTGTGGCTTCAGTGCCGGAATTAACAAGGCGGATTTTTTCGACATTATCATAAACACTAATAATTTCTTTTGCCAAAGTCGTCTCAAGTTCGGTAGGTGCGCCAAAACTAAGCCCATTTTTTGCTGCGTGCAACACGCTAGATTCTATATCTTTGTCACAATGTCCAAAAATTAATGGTCCCCAGCTTTGCACAAAATCAATATAAACATTGTCATCTTCATCGTATAAATACGCTCCTGCACCTTTTTTGATAAATCTAGGTGTCCCGCCTACAGAGCCAAACGCACGCACAGGGGAATTTACGCCACCTACAATCACTTGTTTTGCTTCATTAAAATTATTGATACTATGGATAAGCTCCATTTTGCCTCCTTAGGAAAAATGTCTGAAAAATCGCATTATAGCGGATTACGCCCAAATAGCACTTTAAGCGACATTTTAAGCGATACTTTCAAATTTTTAGTTTCGCATAAGCGTTACAGGCGCGCTTTGTGGGGATTCTATGCCAAATTCATCAATGCTAGAAACGCTGTAAGTGTAGTTAAGCGCGCGTTTGGTTTCTTTGTCAATAAAACTTGTGGATTTTATATTGTTGTAGCGATTAGAGCGGTTTGTTTGGGGTTCTTTGCGATAGAGTGCGTATTTCTTTGCGCGAGAATCTTCTGGTTCGCTCCATTGAATGATGATATTGCGTCCTTCAACCCTAGAGCTTGTGATTTTTGGTGCTTGTGGGCGTGCAAGTGTAGAGCCAACAAGCGGTGTTTTTAGCATTTCTCCATCTAAATCATAAGAATCTAGCCCAACAATTTGATAGCGCACGCTTTGCCCGTGTTCTTTGAGTGTGTGGGTAAAATGCGTTTTTGTCGTGGTGGCAAGGACTTTGTATTGTCCGTTATTGTCCATATCCGCGTAGATTCTGTAACGTTTGGCTTGGGAGATCGGATTCCAATTCAGCTCGATTTTAAGCGCCAAATTATGCGAGGCGCTGGCATTTTCCACACTTGGCAAAAGCTCAAGCGTGCGCTCACTCACTTCGATAGAAGGCTCGCTTAGATTCCCTAGAAAATCCTTTGCAAGCACGCGGTAAGTGTAAGTTGTGCCATCTTGAAGATTAGTATCAAAATACTCGATATTAAAGCGCCCTTTAAGCTCGGTAATATTGATAAATACGCCTTCATCGTTTTGACGTTGGATAATGTAGGATTTTATGCTCGGATTTGCGTGTGGGGCGATGACTATTTTTAGTGTTTTTGGCTTATGGTTTAGTACAAAAAGCCCTTCTATCGGGTCGATGAAAGAAGTTTCTACTCTAATAGTTTTGCTAAGATTACTCATTGTTTTATCCTCGCCAAGTGTGGCAAAAAGATAGTAATACGCGCTTTTTGGCGTAAGGTTTGTATCAAAAAAATGCGTGGTAAGGGGATTTTTTAAAATTGCAATTTGTTTAAAGGCGCTAAAAGGCAGATTTTCCTGCTCTAACTCCTCGCGACCAAAATCGCCCTCATTTGCGCGATAGATGACAAAACCTTCAATCTCTAACTTTTCTAAGATATTTTGAGAATCCACCTTTTGCGCGGGTATTTCCCATTCAAAGCCTATGGTGCTGACATCGCTAATGGTGCGAATATTTGAAAGAGTTGGCAAATTAGAATCTTGTTCAAATTTTTGGTTAAATCCTTGCGTGAGTGTCGCACAGCCTGTGAGATTGAGGCTAAAAATTGCTAAAACGTTGCAAGAGAGTGTTGTTATCCAGCACTTCATTGAGTTTGTCCTTTTGGAAGTTTTGTTCTAAAAAGTTTAGCATATCGGCAAAAAGTGGGGCTTTAAAAAATAGTGTATCCATCGTGCTTGGGTGTTGTAGATACATTATGTGGGCGTGTAGCAAGATTCTGCCATTGTAAGAAATCCTGCTAGATTCTTGCTTGTAGCCATAGAGTTCATCGCCTAAAATATGGCGGTTGATGCTTTCTAAATGCGCGCGGATTTGGTGCGTCCTGCCGGTAAATAGCTTTATGGCAATGAGTTCAAAACAACCATTTTTGGAATCTAAAAGCTTAACAAACGCGCTTTTTGCGTAGCGGAGGTTTTTTGGCAAAGTTGGCGTGCTTTGGGGAATTTGTGGATTTTGTGCGCTTTGAAGTCTGTGCGCAAAGTGAGAATCTTGTAAAAGGTGAGAATCTTGCAAAGGTTGGGAATCAATAGAAGCCAGCTTTGCCATTTTAAGGCGATTTTTAGGATTGCGCCCAAGATAGCATTCAATCACCATATCACTTTTAAGCTTTGGCGTGATTACAGCGAGATAGATTCTCCCCATTGTGCGAGTTTTGAGCTGATTGCTTAGAGAAGTATGCGCTTTTAAATTACGCGCCACCGCAAGCGCACCGCTTGTGAATCTATCCAGCCTATGCACAATTCCATAGCGCAAATTCCCACTTAAAGAATCTAGGGGTTTTTGGGTGAGTTTGAGCCAGTCAAGCAAAGTTGGCTCTTTGGTGGAGGGCGCATCGTGGATAATGAGATTTGGCGGTTTGTTAAGAAGTAAAATATCATCATCTTTGTAGAGAATCTCAATTTGACTAAATTCTTTTTTAGAAACTAGCGTTTTATCCTGCGTAAGCGTGCTAGATTCTGTATTTTGCAAGGCTTGTTGTTGCGCAAATTCCACGCAGTCATTTAGCTTTAAAAGCGCACTTGGTTTGGCGCAGATTTTGCCATTTACGCGCACACCTTGAGATTTGATACATTCCGCCACCTGCGCGCGCGAAGCATTGAGATTCTGACTTAGAAAAATATCAAGGCGCATTTTGGTAGCGTTTTCTGATATAATAATTTTTTTCATAATTTTAAATAGTCTTTTGCGTGGGATTTTTAAGGATTAAGCATTGAATGCGAAGAAAATTTTAGCACATTTTGATTTTATTGTGATTTTGCTCGTTGTACCTTTAATTGTGCTGTCATTTTTTTTGGTGAGCGAGCTTGATAGTGTGCTTTTTGCAAAGCAGTTAAAATACCTAGCCCTTAGCCTTTGCGTGGCTGTGGTGCTTTTTTTTATTCCTTACAGACGTTTAAATTACTCGATTATTTTTTTGTATGTGTTGCTATTGCTTTTGGTGATAGCAGTGAAGTTTGTGGGTGTAGAGAAAAATCACGCGCAACGTTGGATTGAGATTCCATTTACAAGCTTTTCAATCCAGCCAAGCGAGATTATGAAAGTTGCGCTTATGCTCTTCCTCGCCTCATATATTTCTAAGAATCCGCCGCCAGAAAGTGGCTATGGATGGAAAGATTTTGGGATTATAGCCTCATTTGTCATTTTGCCATTTTTTCTTATTTTGTTAGAGCCGGATTTAGGCACGGCACTTATTATTTTGTTTGTGGGGTTTGGTGTGCTGTTTTTGGTTGGTGTGCATAAAAAGATTTGGATTACACTTGGAATTATTGGGTTTTTAAGTATTATTCCGGCTTATACTATTGCCATAAACACCGGGCTTTTGAAGCAATACCACGAAAAAAGGATAAATGACTTTGTCAGTGGAAACCACCCCTATCAAGTCCAGCAAGCTCTTATTGCCATTGGTTCAGGTGGCGCGAGTGGGAAGCCTCAAGTGCTCGCCACGCAATCCCAGCTAAAATTTCTCCCCTATGCAAGCACGGATTTTATTTTCGCATATTTTGTGGAGCGCTTTGGATTCCTTGGGGCGTTGGGACTTTTGGGGCTGTATTTTTTGCTTATTTTGTATTTGCTTAATATTTGTTTGAGCGCGGTGAAGGACTTTTTCTTGCGGGTGGTGAGCGGGTATATTGCGGTGCTCTTTTTTCTTTATGCGGGGGTAAATATTTGTATGGTGCTAGGGCTTGCACCTGTGGTTGGCGTGCCATTAGCGCTTATGAGCTACGGGGGGACGAGCTTTATGACTTTTGTTGCACTTTTAAGCATTTTAGAAAACACACTTGCCTTTCGCTTTGTTTTTAAGTATAATTCGGACTCTGCAAATGGCGGGGGGCCTTTAGCTCAGTTGGTTAGAGCGCTCGGCTCATAACCGATCGGTCGCAGGTTCGAGTCCTGCAAGGCCCACCACGCAAGGTTTTTACTTCTAGTTTTCTTAGATTCTCAAACATCAAAATCCATTAGAATCTTTTGAGCACCTTGATTTTTCTTTTATTTTTAAGCTACACTACCTTTTCAAAATCACACAACAAGGAGTTTTTATGAGCGTAGATTATTCAATCTCAAAAAATACAAGTGCCCCCCCCCCCTATAGGCTTTCTTTCAAAGTATAAAAACTTTTTAAAAAATTCTTTCGATTCTCAAAATTCTTGTTTTTCTCCGCTTTTTTCAAGTATCGTAATCTTTCTTGGCTTGTATGTATTTTTGCTTTTTGTCAATGTAATGTTTCCCGTGCAAAGCGATGATTTAGGACATGCAACTACCAATTTTCAAGCAGCTATTTCTAGTTATATGGGCTGGAATGGGCGCATTGGCGATATGGCTCGCGTTTGGTTTGGGAGCTATCTTGCGACAATGAGTATTTTTAATTTTATCAATGCTTTCGTTGGCGTGGGCGTGTTGTATCTCTTTTTTGCCTTGCTTTTTGGGCGCTTACCAAATGGTGGGATTGAGAGCGCGACAATCTTTGCTGGTATGGTGTTTTTAATACTTTTTGATAGTGCTTTTGGTGCGATTTTTTATTGGGCGGCTGGAAGCTTTAATTATCTTTGGGCGTATTTTGTTATTTTGCTATGGCTTTTGCCTTATAGAATCTTTTGGGGCAGGGTATTAGCACAGGCAAACATACAAAGAACAAAAGAATCTTTTTTAGCACAATCTTTAAAATCGCTTGGTATGTTGTTTTTAGGTATTGTGGCTGGCTGGGCGAGCGAGCTTAATGCTGTGATAATTATTGTCCTGCTTGCTAGCTTGGTCATTGCGTGGCGTAAAAAAATTACACTTCCATTTTGGTATTTTTCAGGGGGGCTTGGGTTTTTAGCAGGATTCTTAGTGCTTTATTTTAGTCCGGGAAGTGCGAAGAGGGCTGCGCTTTTTCGTGGTTGGGGAGCATATTTCACACTTAAAGATTTATGGGATATGAGTTTTAGCCAAAAAATTGAGCGCATAAAATTTATTTTTAGCAAGGTTGATAACACTTATTTTAACATTGCGCTTTGTGTGAGTGTTGTAATCTATGCATTTACGCGTTTTCATAGGATTCTTTTGAGCCTTTGCGTGGCTGTTGCTGGGCTAGTAGCCATTAATGCAGTCTTTACATACGCACATAGTGTGTTATTTCTTAGCTTTTGCGCGATTATTGGCTTTTTACTTTTTTTAGATTCTAAAAAAGCCAGATTGCAAGATGAGGCGAAATTTTTTCTTATCCTAACGCTTGCTATTTTGCTTTATATGCTCTATATTAGCGCGACCATACAGATTCTTATTCCTCATCGCGCGCAGTTGCATTACACGCTGATTAAAATTACCTTGCTTGTGAGTTTGCTTGTGTATTTACGCGCAAAATGTGAATGCAAAACAATGCAATATCTTTATAAAGGGGCAAGTATCGCGTTATTGCTTATGGCATTTGTCTATGGTGCGTATGTGGCAAAGGAATGTTATAGTATGCATAATAAATGGCAACAAATGGTGGGCTTTATTGAGGGACAAAAGGCATTGGGAAATAAAAATATTGCAGTAAGTTTGAAATATTTTAAATCAAACTACAAATACTACACCGGCTGGCAGAATCCAGATTCTGACCCAAATAGCTGGCCAAATCCAACTTATGCAAAATATTTTGGGCTTGATAGCTTTATCGTAAAATAATTTTCTTACGCTTATGTCTTTTTACAAGGCATAGGCTACTCAAACTCCACTAGCACCATTCCCGCAAAAGCGTCATTTTTGTAAAATTCCACGCGATAAATGCGCGCGTTTGTATCAATGGCGAATTTCTTAAAAAGCGCTTTTTTATGCACTAAAGTATCAAATTCATTTGGCGCTGGCGAGGTATCACCTTTTTTGACAAAGCCAATCACATTTGCCCTCATATTAGAATCTGTATTCTTGGTTTCATCACGTGGCGTGTGGATAAGAAAGCTTGTTTTAGCTTTCACAAGCGAGCCAATTTTTACCTCCTGCCTCACATCATCAATGTCAAATTCCACGCTTTGTAGTGATTTATCAAACTCTAAATACAAAGGATTTAGGCGCATCATTGTGCGATTGCCATATTTCACATCTATAAGCGCACTTTGGGGCGCTTGAGAAAGTCCTAGAATCTTGCTCTTAGATTCTATATTCACACTTTGTAAATTCTGTTTTGCACTCAAAGGCATAGGGAAAAAATTTAGCGGAGATTTGATAGAAAATAGCGGGAGTGTGAGAATCTCATCAATTGTAAGCGTGATACTTGGGTCATTGATGAGCTTTGCCACCACTTGCGGAGTAAGCTCAAAATGCCTTTCAAATTCAATCCCCACCGCTTTCAAAAATCCTTCAATCCCTAGCAAATGATAATATGTCTTTTCGCGCAGGGGTAGAGTTTTGGATGCTTCGTGCGCGAAGGCTGGCTTATTATGCGTGATAGCAAAAAATGTCAAGCTTTTTTGCATTTGCGTGTCTTTTTTGGCGGTTTCTGTATTGCGCAAATGGTATTTGTGAAATGGCTTTAAAAGCCCGCTATTTGTGTGGTTTATCACTACTTCAATGATATTTTTTAAATCCCCAAAAGGACTTACATCAATAGAATCTTGGTCGATTATCGAGCAGTTCCCCCAACGTTTCGGACCAAAGGTTTCATTGATATATTTTGGACGATAAAAGCCGCTTCCATCGTGCATATGGAAAATCGCCTGCACCTTTGAATCAAGAATCTGTTCTTTGATTTTTTGGATTACCTCAAATTCTGGGTCATTTGAATCTAAGTTTGCAAATTTGCGATTCAAATCCCCATACACGCCTCGACTATTATAAAACATTGAGTGCGGGCTAAGTGAGGGGATTACGCGCACATTGCCTTTTTTAATCGTGTAGTATTGTAAAAAAAGATTTGTGGCATTATACGCGCCGGGCTCATCGCCCTGAATCCCGCTCATTATAAGCACATTTGGTCCTTGAGAATCTTCACTTGGCATATCATACACTTTAAAATCAATGGGCATCACACCCGCACACAGCATGAATTTTAAAGCAAGCATTAAAAGTAAAAAGATTCTCATTCATTCCCCTTAGTTTTCAAAAATATTTAAATATTTTTAGGACAAAAAATGCGCGATTATAACATAACTTCGCCATGCTTAAATGGAATAAAATGTGCTTTAAATTCACATTAAGGAGCTTTGAAAATCTTATTTAACAAGGAAAAATAATGATAGATTCTAAGACTTTAGCGCAAATTTCTAGCGCGCAAACTCCCCTTAATCACGAGACTTCACGGCAGGCAAATAAGCGCTTTGGTGAGGATATAAAAGGCGTGAATGAATTTATTGGTGCTTTGCAAAGTGCGCAGATTGTGCTTACAAAGATTCTCAAAATTGCACAGGACTGCTTGTATGATGCTACTGATTTGCAACAAGCCCAAATGAGCGAATCTGAACTTGATTCTAAAAAAGCACTTGCCATAAGTGAAATCGCCTCGCTTGTGGCAGAAGCGCAGTTTTTAGGCACGCCACTTTTTGATACAAATTTAAGCGCAAATATTAATGGCGCAAAACAAAGCATTTGCTTTGCTTCCCCACTAAGCCTTTCACCTGATTTTTACGCGCTAAGTGTGTATGTGCAAGAAAAGCAAGACGAGAGTATGCAACTATTGCTTCTTTTAAGCGAGGTGCTTAGCACGCCTTCAAATGCGCATTTTGAAAGTGTGGATTCTAACGCGCTTACTTCAATGCTAAAGGGCTAAAATGCTACGCTTTGCGCCATCGCCAACGGGCGATATGCATATTGGGAATCTGCGTGCGGCGATTTTTAACTACATTATCGCCAAGCAAACAAATCAACCCTTTTTAATCCGTATTGAAGACACCGACACAGCACGCAATATCGAGGGGAAAGATAAGGAAATTCTAAGTATTCTCAATCTCTTTGGGCTTTTGTGGGATAAGCTCGTGTATCAAAGTGATAATTTTCCTCGTCATAGACAATTAGCAGAGTATCTCATCGCGCAGGATAAGGCGTTTTATTGCTATTGTAGCAAGGAGTTTTTAGATAAGAAGCGCGAGGAGGCGAAAGAGCAAAAAAGGGCATTTCGCTATGAGAGTGTATGGGCGGAGCTTGAGAAAGATTCTAATCCAAAGCCTGTGGTGCGCTTGCGTGGGGTGGATAGAGAGATAAACTTTGAAGATGTGATAAAAGGAAAGCTCACTTTTGCACCAAATGAGGTGGAAAGCTTTGTGATTTTAAAAGATGATGGCATTCCTACCTATAACTTTGCCTGCGCGGTAGATGATATGCTTTATGATGTGAGCTTTATCGTGCGTGGCGAGGATCATGTGAGTAATACGCCAAAGCAGATTCTCGTGCATAAATCTTTGGGCTATGATAAAAATATCGGCTATGCGCATTTGCCAATCATTTTGGGTGATAATGGGAGCAAAATGAGCAAGCGCGATAGTGCATCAAGTGTGAGCTGGCTTTTGGAGCAGGGCTATTTGCCACAGGCGATTTGTAACTATCTCATCGGTATGGGGAATAAAACGCCATATGAAGTGTTTAAATTGCAAGATGCGCTTGAGTGGTTTGATATTAAAAATGTTGCAAAAGCGCCGGTAAAGTTTGATATAAAGCGTCTGCGCTATTTAAATAGAGAACATTTGAAGCGACTAAATGAGTCTGAGCTTGCACTTCTTTTGCAATCAAGTGATGCGAGTATCGGCGCGATTGCAAAACTGCATTTGCAAGAGGCTAGCACGCTTAATGAAATCCGCGAGAAAGTGGATTGTATTTTCGCACCAAAGGATATTTACGCGCTCTATGAGGGGCAGGATTTTAGCAAGGAAGCACAGATTCTCTATGATACATTGCGCGAGCTTATACAAACAAAATCTAATGCCTTGCAAGAATATGAAAGCTTGAAAGAAGTCCTCTTGATGCGCACAAACTTAAAGGGTAAAAGCTTTTTTAAGCCTTTGCGTATTTTGCTAACGGGCAATTCCCAAGGCTTAGAGCTAAACGAACTCTATCCTTATTTGCGCTTTTTCCTAGATGAGATTGTGAGGCTAAAGCCTCGCTCTTAAGGCATACAAGGTTTAATTTAAAGAGTATCATTCCTTGTTTTATAAGCTTTAAGAATCTGTTCTCGTAAAGAATAAAGCTCATTAATGTGTGTAAATTTTTGCTCTGTTCCATCGGGGAATTCGATACGATTTTCCTGTTTTTTGAAGAGATAAAGTCGGCAAATCCATTTGTCTTGCAAACTAACACGCAAATAAGGTGGCCTCGCTTTCGTTTTGTAATAGTCAATCCGTGATGAATCCACTCCTGCATTGCCCAAAATAGATTTGATAATCTGGAATCCTTGTAACTCCTCTTTCGTGAGGGGTATTTTCTTATCTTTTATTTCTCCATTTTCTTTGTTGTTATTGGGATTTTGGAGGTTGTTTTTAATATTTACATTTTTTTCATACGCAGTGTCACTTATAAATTCTTCAAGTGATTTTTTGATATGTTTTCTAAATTTCTCTATTGTACTACTTATCATTTTTTGCTTGGTGAGTCGCCTTGCAAAAAATGTGACAAATTCATCACTAGGTTTATTGATTTCTTGTTTGAAAATCTCTTGTATTTCACGATGATATTTTTTCTCCTTAGCCACTCTTAAAATATCATCTATATCAAGTTTAGAGTAAATAAAACGTTCCAAATCCTTTATATCTCTGGCCTTTGGGTTTTCAAGATTTATCACAAGAAATGGAATCTTATCCATAAGATTTTGGTGCTCCATATCTGTGAAAAATCGGTATTCTATGCCATTTGTAAGTATGGCAAATTTTATGCTTGGTGCGGTTTTGAAATATCTGACAAGTTGGTTGATGTGGTTATCAAGGTTTTCTGCGTGATTTTTAGCCTCTATCATGATAAAAGGCTTATTGTCTTTGAAAATAGCATAATCAACTTTTTCGCCCTTTTTTATGCCAACATCTGTAGTGTATTCAGGCACAACAATACTTGGATTAGTTACATCATAACCAAGTGCTTTGAGAAATGGAATAACAAAAGTCATTTTGGTAGCTTCTTCAGTTTTCACAAGTGATTTCCTTTCAGAAATTGTCTCGACGATAGTATTTATTGCACTTTCAAAGTCCATAAATCCCCCTTAAACCTTTTAAATCAAATTTTTACTCTATTATAGTAGAGTGAAAAAGAATTGTAAAATAAATAAACTTAAGAAAATCTATAATAATAGAGTTTCTTAATGCCACAATATAAAAACACAGATGAAATTTCTAAAACTCAAATTATGTATTTTTATCATCAAGTTGCGCAAAATGTTGCAAGAATCCGTAAGGAAAAGGGTTTATCACAACTTGAATTAAGCCTTGCCATTGGTTATAAATCTGTTTCTTTGGTGGCTGGAGCAGAGGCAGGATATAAAAATATTCATTTTAACTTAGAGCATTTGTATAAAATCTCGCAAGTGCTTGAAGTGGATATAAAAGAGTTGTTTTAAGTCCGCATTTGCTACAATGGATTTTTTAAATATTCCTAAATAGAAAGCGAAGATTATGTATTCAGATTCTGTATTGAGTTTGGTGGTGCCGATTTTTGTGATTGCGCTTGTGTTTATCACAAAGCGCGTGGTGTTTTCACTGCTTTTGGGTATCGTGCTTGCAAGTTTTATGATGAAAGGGAGCGATATTTTGGGTGCGGTGGAATATGTGATAATAAAAATTGGCGCGGTGTTTTATGAAGATGGCGCGCTTAATATGCAAAGCGTGTATGTATTTGGATTCTTGCTTTTGCTTGGAATCTTAACGCAACTTATGAGTTATTCTGGCGGTATTGGTGCGTTTGTGAAATGGGCTAGGAAGCGTGTTAAAAGTGCGCGTGGTTCGGAGTTTGTGGCTTTTATTGCGGGGATTGTGATTTTTATTGATGATTATTTTAATGCTTTGAGTGTGGGGCAGATTAGTAAATCGCTCAATGATGCTAATCACTCCACGCGCGAGCGCCTTGCGTATGTGATTGATTCTACTTCTGCGCCGATATGTATTTTGATGCCAATTTCTAGCTGGGGCGCGTATATCCTCGTGCAGTTGGATAAAAATTTTAGCGGGGATAATTTTTTGCTTCTATTTGAAAGTATTTGGGCAAATTTTTATGCGTGGTTTGCGCTTTTGGGCGTGTTTTTGACGATTTTATGGCAGATTAATTTACCTGCTATGCGCAAATATCAAAATGTTGGCGTGGTGGAGAGTTTCGAGTTAGATTCTAGCAAAAATACGAGTGTGTGGCTTTTAATCATTCCTGTTATTGCGCTTATTTGTTTTGTGGCGGGGCTTATTTTTTATACCGGCTATCGCAACAGCGGGGAGCTTAGCCTCATTGCTATGTTGGGAAAAACAGACACGGGACTTTCGCTTTTTTGGGGTGGATTTGTCGCGTTTGTCCTCACGCTTTTGCTTTCTTTTAAGAATTTAAAACTAGTTGATTTTGTGCCAATATTTAAACAAGGAAGCACGGCAATGTTGCCTGCATGCCTTATTTTGGTGCTTGCGTGGGCGATAGGACCGATTATTAAAGATGACTTAAGCACGGGGCAATATTTGGCAAATCTTAGCCGTGAATTTTTAGAATCTAGCACGATCAATGCGAGCTTTGTTATTGTTTTGGTGAGCTTTCTTATTTCTGGGTTTATCGCATTTTGCACAGGTACGAGCTGGGCGACTTTTGCGATTATGATTCCCATCGGGGCGAGTTTGGCGCAGGTGAATGGGATTGAAATTGTGCTTGTGATTTCTGCGATTTTGAGTGGTGCGGTGTTTGGCGATCACGCCTCGCCTATTTCTGATACGACTATTCTCTCCGCCACAGGGGCTGGGTGCTCGGTGCAGAGCCACTTTTTGACACAGCTTCCGTATGTTTGCACAGCGGCATTTATCGCGCTTGTGTGTTTTAGTATCGCTGGACTTAGCGGGTCGATTTTGCTTGCGCATTGTGTAGGTTTGACACTTGGAGTTGGGATATTTTATTTGTATAAGCGGGTGTATTATTAGGATATGCCTTTGCTTTTTTCCTCTTTACCTTTGGTGCAACAGCGCATTTTAGAATGGTATGAAAAAAATGGGCGCAAAGAGCTTCCGTGGCGCAATCTCAAGCGCGATGGGAGTGAGGCGTATGGTGTGTATGTGAGCGAGATTATGCTACAACAAACGCAGGTTTCGCGTGTTTTGGAAATTTTTTATTTTCCA from Helicobacter himalayensis harbors:
- a CDS encoding fibronectin type III domain-containing protein translates to MKCWITTLSCNVLAIFSLNLTGCATLTQGFNQKFEQDSNLPTLSNIRTISDVSTIGFEWEIPAQKVDSQNILEKLEIEGFVIYRANEGDFGREELEQENLPFSAFKQIAILKNPLTTHFFDTNLTPKSAYYYLFATLGEDKTMSNLSKTIRVETSFIDPIEGLFVLNHKPKTLKIVIAPHANPSIKSYIIQRQNDEGVFINITELKGRFNIEYFDTNLQDGTTYTYRVLAKDFLGNLSEPSIEVSERTLELLPSVENASASHNLALKIELNWNPISQAKRYRIYADMDNNGQYKVLATTTKTHFTHTLKEHGQSVRYQIVGLDSYDLDGEMLKTPLVGSTLARPQAPKITSSRVEGRNIIIQWSEPEDSRAKKYALYRKEPQTNRSNRYNNIKSTSFIDKETKRALNYTYSVSSIDEFGIESPQSAPVTLMRN
- a CDS encoding DUF6056 family protein yields the protein MPPPPIGFLSKYKNFLKNSFDSQNSCFSPLFSSIVIFLGLYVFLLFVNVMFPVQSDDLGHATTNFQAAISSYMGWNGRIGDMARVWFGSYLATMSIFNFINAFVGVGVLYLFFALLFGRLPNGGIESATIFAGMVFLILFDSAFGAIFYWAAGSFNYLWAYFVILLWLLPYRIFWGRVLAQANIQRTKESFLAQSLKSLGMLFLGIVAGWASELNAVIIIVLLASLVIAWRKKITLPFWYFSGGLGFLAGFLVLYFSPGSAKRAALFRGWGAYFTLKDLWDMSFSQKIERIKFIFSKVDNTYFNIALCVSVVIYAFTRFHRILLSLCVAVAGLVAINAVFTYAHSVLFLSFCAIIGFLLFLDSKKARLQDEAKFFLILTLAILLYMLYISATIQILIPHRAQLHYTLIKITLLVSLLVYLRAKCECKTMQYLYKGASIALLLMAFVYGAYVAKECYSMHNKWQQMVGFIEGQKALGNKNIAVSLKYFKSNYKYYTGWQNPDSDPNSWPNPTYAKYFGLDSFIVK
- a CDS encoding RluA family pseudouridine synthase, encoding MKKIIISENATKMRLDIFLSQNLNASRAQVAECIKSQGVRVNGKICAKPSALLKLNDCVEFAQQQALQNTESSTLTQDKTLVSKKEFSQIEILYKDDDILLLNKPPNLIIHDAPSTKEPTLLDWLKLTQKPLDSLSGNLRYGIVHRLDRFTSGALAVARNLKAHTSLSNQLKTRTMGRIYLAVITPKLKSDMVIECYLGRNPKNRLKMAKLASIDSQPLQDSHLLQDSHFAHRLQSAQNPQIPQSTPTLPKNLRYAKSAFVKLLDSKNGCFELIAIKLFTGRTHQIRAHLESINRHILGDELYGYKQESSRISYNGRILLHAHIMYLQHPSTMDTLFFKAPLFADMLNFLEQNFQKDKLNEVLDNNTLLQRFSNF
- a CDS encoding FtsW/RodA/SpoVE family cell cycle protein, with protein sequence MNAKKILAHFDFIVILLVVPLIVLSFFLVSELDSVLFAKQLKYLALSLCVAVVLFFIPYRRLNYSIIFLYVLLLLLVIAVKFVGVEKNHAQRWIEIPFTSFSIQPSEIMKVALMLFLASYISKNPPPESGYGWKDFGIIASFVILPFFLILLEPDLGTALIILFVGFGVLFLVGVHKKIWITLGIIGFLSIIPAYTIAINTGLLKQYHEKRINDFVSGNHPYQVQQALIAIGSGGASGKPQVLATQSQLKFLPYASTDFIFAYFVERFGFLGALGLLGLYFLLILYLLNICLSAVKDFFLRVVSGYIAVLFFLYAGVNICMVLGLAPVVGVPLALMSYGGTSFMTFVALLSILENTLAFRFVFKYNSDSANGGGPLAQLVRALGS
- the hemL gene encoding glutamate-1-semialdehyde 2,1-aminomutase, with the protein product MELIHSINNFNEAKQVIVGGVNSPVRAFGSVGGTPRFIKKGAGAYLYDEDDNVYIDFVQSWGPLIFGHCDKDIESSVLHAAKNGLSFGAPTELETTLAKEIISVYDNVEKIRLVNSGTEATMSAIRLARAYSGKDDIIKFEGCYHGHSDSLLVSAGSGCATFGNPSSPGVPKDISKHTLVARYNDIDSVRACFETSAKNGSGVGCVIIEPIAGNMGLVPASKEFLRALRKLCNEFSAVLIFDEVMSGFRASLKGALSFCDVLPDMATFGKVIGAGMPLAAFGGKDEIMNLLSPVGGVYQAGTLSGNPLAVSGGLCALSKLKADPKIYTYLENLARKLTAGLKESANKYKIPIQTTFRGSMFGFFFCENEVKNFDDAKKADTALFAKFHQKMLEKGVYLACSQFETGFICTSMGEKEIDTTICAAKECFAEITQGL